One window of the Pyrus communis chromosome 17, drPyrComm1.1, whole genome shotgun sequence genome contains the following:
- the LOC137722552 gene encoding cell number regulator 8-like produces the protein MATNNRESNVQEESSPLLSKQFEENQKDAEKPAKASPEKSPTDVGNVNGGGNGCVWTADGLPLGHGSVMGEPMGRAQWDSSILACLGRNDEFCSSDLEVCLLGSVAPCVLYGSNAERLGSAPGTFANHCLPYSALYLIGNTFFGWNCLAPWFSYPRRTAIRRKFNLEGSCEALNRSCGCCGSFMDDEQQQEQCETACDFATHVFCHPCALCQEGREIRRRLPHPGFNAQPVLVMIPPGEQAMGRGA, from the exons ATGGCGACCAACAACAGGGAGAGCAATGTCCAGGAGGAATCGAGCCCTCTCCTGAGCAAGCAATTCGAGGAGAACCAGAAGGATGCTGAGAAGCCCGCCAAGGCCTCGCCGGAGAAATCGCCGACGGATGTGGGGAATGTGAATGGAGGTGGTAATGGGTGCGTGTGGACCGCCGATGGGCTGCCGTTGGGGCACGGGAGCGTGATGGGTGAGCCTATGGGTCGGGCTCAGTGGGACTCCAGCATCCTTGCTTGTCTTGGCCGTAATGATGAGTTCTGTAGCAGCGATCTTGAAGTTT GTCTTCTTGGAAGTGTGGCTCCTTGTGTGTTGTATGGAAGCAATGCTGAGAGACTTGGATCTGCTCCTGGGACGTTTGCAAATCACTGTTTGCCATACTCTGCTCTTTATCTGATTGGGAACACCTTTTTTGGTTGGAACTGCCTTGCACCGTGGTTTTCATATCCTAGGCGTACTGCCATCCGCCGCAAATTCAACCTAGAG GGCAGTTGTGAGGCACTTAATAGGTCTTGTGGGTGCTGTGGTAGCTTTATGGATGATGAGCAACAACAGGAACAATGTGAGACTGCCTGTGATTTTGCAACACACGTGTTCTGTCATCCATGTGCTCTATGCCAGGAAGGTCGTGAGATCCGTCGCAGGCTGCCACATCCTGGTTTCAATGCTCAGCCAGTTCTGGTTATGATTCCTCCTGGGGAGCAGGCCATGGGCCGTGGAGCTTGA
- the LOC137721691 gene encoding uncharacterized protein isoform X1: MEKLKNSTIFTTCLFLFLLAKPCFSKVGGSDLMDAEVYEIDYRGPETHSSVPPPHHYHGKKPKLLIHKENAMATPKPESIKGAKMGRKVKKVHE; encoded by the exons ATGGAGAAGCTCAAGAACTCTACAATCTTCACCACCTGcctttttctcttcctccttGCCAAACCTTGCTTTTCTAAAG TAGGTGGATCGGATTTGATGGATGCTGAGGTTTATGAGATTGATTATAGAGGTCCGGAAACACACTCATCAGTTCCACCGCCTCATCATTATCATGGGAAGAAGCCTAAGCTTTTGATTCACAAAGAAAACGCCATGGCAACCCCAAAACCTGAGAGCATTAAAGGTGCAAAGATGGGAAGAAAG GTGAAGAAAGTGCATGAATGA
- the LOC137721691 gene encoding uncharacterized protein isoform X2 produces the protein MEKLKNSTIFTTCLFLFLLAKPCFSKGGSDLMDAEVYEIDYRGPETHSSVPPPHHYHGKKPKLLIHKENAMATPKPESIKGAKMGRKVKKVHE, from the exons ATGGAGAAGCTCAAGAACTCTACAATCTTCACCACCTGcctttttctcttcctccttGCCAAACCTTGCTTTTCTAAAG GTGGATCGGATTTGATGGATGCTGAGGTTTATGAGATTGATTATAGAGGTCCGGAAACACACTCATCAGTTCCACCGCCTCATCATTATCATGGGAAGAAGCCTAAGCTTTTGATTCACAAAGAAAACGCCATGGCAACCCCAAAACCTGAGAGCATTAAAGGTGCAAAGATGGGAAGAAAG GTGAAGAAAGTGCATGAATGA
- the LOC137721995 gene encoding uncharacterized protein translates to MKNNERTLKPGHQVFHVEDIRGGKYQKPNWDPICFYPEEERGIIYPHNDPLIVEAHIANFDVRRILVGTGVSVNIMFAEAFKTLNVVEHLLDHSVSPLISFSGDVVQPLGSVHLPFTIGTGPYTATITTNFLVVDYPTTYNVIFGCTGINDLKAMEAQPVEELEKVSILKDYPDRIVKINTTLSLPIRLALISFLQENTEAFAWSYEDIPGISPDIICHCLSIDPKTKSVTEAKIL, encoded by the exons atgaaaaacaatgaacGAACATTGAAGCCTGGCCACCAAGTGTTTCACGTGGAAGACATCAGGGGAGGCAAGTATCAAAAGCCTAACTGGGATCCAATATGTTTCTACCCTGAGGAAGAAAGAGGTATCATCTATCCTCACAACGACCCACTGATTGTGGAGGCTCACATAGCCAACTTTGATGTACGACGAATCCTGGTAGGCACGGGGGTATCGGTCAATATCATGTTTGCTGAAgctttcaaaacacttaatgtaGTTGAACACTTGCTCGATCACTCAGTTTCTCCTCTAATAAGCTTCTCCGGTGATGTCGTGCAACCTTTAGGGAGCGTACATTTACCCTTCACCATTGGTACAGGCCCGTACACAGCCACCATTACCACTAACTTCTTGGTGGTTGACTACCCAACGACATACAATGTCATATTTGGGTGCACAGGCATCAATGATCTCAAGGCCATG GAAGCACAACCTGTTGAAGAGTTGGAGAAGGTCTCTATCTTAAAAGATTATCCGGACCGCATAGTGAAGATTAACACCACTTTGTCACTACCCATTCGGTTGGCATTGATCTCTTTTTTGCAAGAGAACACTGAAGCCTTCGCCTGGTCATACGAAGACATTCCAGGCATCTCTCCCGATATCATCTGTCATTGCTTGAGTATTGATCCCAAGACCAAGTCGGTGACAGAAGCGAAGATTTTATGA